The DNA region CGTTCTTAAGATTATCCTTATCTGTTATAATCTGAGAGGGCAAGTCTTTAAAAAAATTCATAGTATCAATAGAAAGGGAATCCTTTAGATCTCCCCCACTCAACTCTATAAGTTTAAGGGCATAGGACAGTTCATTTCTTTGACTCTCGAGAAGCATCAATTCAGCTTTTGTATATTCCGCATGAGCCAGTGCACTATCTACCCCGGGTTTGAGACCTGCAGACACTCTGGCATTGACCGTTTTCATATAATCCTCAGCTCTTTGAAGATTGAATTCCTGAACACGTTTTAACTGCTGATTGATAAGAAAGAGAAGATATAAATCTGCGACTTTAATCTGATGCAGAAACAATTCATTTTCATACTCATTTTCAACTCTTGACTTTTCTGCCTTTGCGGCATTAATACCTGCTGAAACCTTTCCAAAGTTGATTACTTTCCAGTCCAGTATGGCTGTTGTATAACTTCCATAAGCACCTTTATAAATATTATCCTGCCTTATGCCACCGGAGGGAGCAAAGGCTGTTCCTTCATTAGGATAAAAGGCCCCTTCAACATTATTACTTGTAGAATAGGTATATTGATCTGCCACTATAAAGTTAGGCAGGTAATCTGCTCGTGCATATCCTATCTTTTCCTGAGCACTCTTTACTTCGTATTGCTTTGCTTTAATAACAGGATATGAGGTCTTTGCTTTTTCAAGCAACTGATTGAGGTTATAATCCTGTCCGTAGGCAATAACTGGCATAATAAAAAATAATAATAAATAATATTTCCTTAGGTTAGTCATTATTTTACCGTCTTTCAAATTAGATATCAAACACCTTTAATATTGACATCAAAACTAAAAGAGGATTCTGTAAGGAATTAGGAATGCTCTTTTTAGGCATCAAAAAAATATTTTTAAGCACTTCCTAAATGTTTCCAGAATTAAGGAAATCAAAACCGAAATACGGTGCAATGAAATTTATTTTATAAGACATTTTCCTCATTTCTTTTATATTTATAAAAATCTAATTCATCATCGATATGTTTAAAATTGGCATTGATCTTGGCGGCACCAAAATAGAAGCTATCATTCTGGATAGTACTTTGAAGGAAGTTTTCAGAAAGCGTATTAATACAGAACAGGAAAAAGGTTATGAGCATATTCTGAATAACATCACTTCATTGTATAAAGAATGTTGCAAAGTCATTCATGAAGCTGAGCATACTTTCGGGATTGGAACACCTGGATCAGTATCTGCCAAAACGGGCATGCTCAAAAATTCCAATACTGTTTGCCTTAATGGAAAACCATTTCTTCGTGATCTCGAAAAAAGTACCGGAAGAAAGGTAGCCATAGAAAATGACGCTAATTGCTTTGCCATGGCTGAAGCTCTTAATGGCGCAGGCAAAGGAAAGGCAATGGTATTCGGAGTGATTATGGGAACCGGATGTGGAGGAGGAATTGTATATAAAGGACAAGTCATACCAGGTTTACAATCTATAGCAGGAGAATGGGGACACACTACTATTGATTATCAGAATGGACCCAAATGCTATTGCGGTAAGCGTGGTTGCGTAGAAACTTTTATTTCAGGAGGTGGAGTTGAGAAGCGTTACGAAGAGCTGACGGGAGAAAAAAAATCACTGCATGAAATTATATCATTATACCGGACGGGAAACAAGGACGCGGGAATCATCATGCAGAAGTTTTTTGAACACTTTGGTGTGGCACTCTCCAATGTACTTGCTGTAATTGACCCTGACATTGTAGTTTTGGGAGGTGGGGTTTCAAACATAGAAGAGCTTTATACTCTTGGAATTGAGCAGGTAAAGAAGTATCATTTTAACGATGAATTAAAAACGGCCATAGTAAAGAATACAACAGGAGATTCTGCAGGAGTTATAGGGGCCGCGTTGATAGGTACCTGAGGAAGCAACAGTTTTAAGTAACAGCAAGACTATTCCAGACACAGGTCGTATTGTCTTAATAAAACTGGTAATAATAAATTATGATGATCTTTATATTCCTGAAATAAAAAAACTCCGAGGTATATTAAATACCCGGAGTTAGTTAAAATTAAGAACAAAAAAATATTTTAAAAGGAACGTTCTCCGGATATATGTTTTCCGGAGTGTCTTGTTCTTCTCCAAAGAACATGATAATACTATCTTCTTCATCAAATATTTCAACTTTACAGCAATTTCGTCTGTAAATCTGAATATGAAAAGATTAATAGTCTTGTCTTAGTTGATATTGTCTTTAATACTTTCATAGAGTTTAATTTTTAAATCGGCATACAACATAAGCTCTCTTAATTCATACAATTCGTTAACATCAAAAGCAAAAAATAAATCTGCAAATGAAGTTCTTATACTTAGCCTTTTCTCACCCTGATAATTAAGAAAAAACTCCTCAATATCTATTGTATCAATTAAATTTTTTAGTTTATAAAAATCATTTAAAACAAGGCCCTGGACTATGTTCTTATACATGAGACATATTTTTCCATCGCATTTATCGCAACTGAATATCTGTCCGTTTTTTGTTTTGCTTAATTGAATTTGTTCGCACATAGCCGATCTTTATATATTATTCTACTATTAAGATTCTCCTTATTTAACTTATCCTATTAACTCAACTGTAACAGGTACTTTATTTACATTTCAGAAGGTACCTCCCTTCAGAAAAATGTCGACATTATAGTTGTCCTAATACTTTAAGCCCAAGCGGTTTTTAGTAAGCTTCGAGATTGGTAACTAAAAAAGTTACCAATCATTTCTACTAATTTGTGCCTTCAGTTTAACCAGATATCTTAATACTTAATAACTGCCGATTCGGGTAAATACCTGAAGGACTAAAACTTTACGGACCACCGAATATTCGATGATTTCCTTTTATATAAGTTTTTAAATAAAATTCAAAATATATTTCGTCTGACATTCAAAAGCCACAAATCTTATCCAAATGCTATGTAAATTGCACCTCAACACTTATTTATAATCATTCTAAACAATACAAAGATAGAAGGCTGAACGTTGGCTTGCAATACTGAAAAACTAGTGTTTTTTAATACTAAAAATTTGGTAAGCGATACTAAAAAAAAAGTATTTTTCAGGAAGTTCTGGCAATAAGCTTTTTATCCAAAGCCCACAAAATCAAGTCACTGGTGCGTCTGACTCCTGCCTTTTTCATGATATTTCTTTTATGAGTAGCGACTGTGTTTTCGCTGAGAAAAAGTTGACTGGCGATAGAATCATTGGTAATTCCCTGACAGATCAGGTTCATTATTTCAGACTCTCTTTCAGAAAACTGAATGTCAGTTCCCCTTCCTGCAAACAGACCCTTCATCAGGATTTTTGTAACTTCCGGAGAATAGTAATCATTACCGGAAGAAATCTCCAGAACAGCTTTTATAACTTCTTCCCTATCTGCCTTATTGCTTATAAAACCTGCAACACCTGCCTTTACCGAGGTAAAAACTTTCATTTCGCAACTACAATCAGAAATAGCCAGGATTTTTGTTTTTGGAGACACATTTTTAATATCAACAAGGAGTTCTACAATAGGTCGTTTACATAGTCCTATTTCCAGAAAAAGAATATCAGGATTAAAATCCTTCATAACAAGCAATAAATCAGCAAGGTCCGGACTTTCACCTACAATAATAAAATCCTTCACAGACTTAAGTGTTTTCTTAAGTCCTTCTCTTATCAGATAATGATCATCCAGTATAAAAATTCTAATCTTATCCATTCTGAAAGAAAGATTCCAATTAACAAATATAAAAGAGAATAAAATCTGGACAAACTTATTTAGAACAATTCTAAATAATTAAAAAATTTTAATCTGACTTTAATAAATTCAATTTACAAACACTTAAATCTAATAGTTAGAATAATCATAAATATACTTTTCCCGTGTTTAAACAATCAATCTTACATTTTAACCTAACAAAGTAAAACATTCACAGACAAGGAGATTTTTTCTGACAAACATCAGTTTTTTTTTCAGACATAATTTAAATACTATATTAAGCTGTATCATCCCATTACACTAAGGATTCAGAAGATTATTCTAATAAAAAAATACCGTTTTACTTGACTTACCTTCAATTGAATTTATACTAACTTTGTATTCCATTGAATTTTTAGAGGACAAAAAAAATCATATTAAAATCAAATTTTACCTTATAGTACTCAATATATATCCCTGATTTAAGGGCACATAAAAATTTTCTAACAGCAAATTTTATTAATTTATTTATGAATCGTTTTTTACATTTATTGTGCTGCTTTTTTCTTACTGCCTTCATTCCAATAGAGGCAAGTGATTTAAGTACAATCAAAAAAAATGCTTCTCCTCTTTTCATTGAAAACAGAGGACAGCTGGCAAGCCATGACGGAAAAGCCATGAAGGACATAAGATATTATATGTCCGCCAAAGGTGCTCAAGTCTATTTCCTTCTTGATCGGATTGTTTATTCTTTCAAGAAAGAAAAAGAACAATTTTCCGAAGCAACAGGAAAATTAAAGGACCAGGGTAAAAACAACGAGGTGACCTTTGAAGAGCAAACTTTAGTCCTTCATTTAAAAGGTGGAAATAAAACTCCTGAAATCCTTACTGAAGAAAAAGCAGAAGGTCATTATAACTTTTATTATAAACATTGTCCGGATGGCATTACCAATGTACCTGGATACAGAAAAATTATCTATAAAAAGATATATCCCAATATTGACCTTGTTTTTTATGCCAACAATCAAGGGCTGAAATATGACTTTATAGTTCATCCTGGAGGTGATCCTTCCAAAATAGCAATGGAGTATGAGGGTGCTGAAGGAACTGCAATAAGCAGCAATGGACAACTTCTGATCAATCATAGCTTAGGAAAAATTGAAGAACTTAAACCTTATACATATCAGATAATCAATAATCAAACGGTTGAAGTAGCTTCAGACTTTAAATTAATAAACAATAAAACGGTTGGATTTAATCTATCTCGTTTCAACAAAAATCAAGTGCTTATTATAGACCCTTTTGCCACCTACTACGGTGGAACAGGTCATGATGAAGCCATAGATATTGCAACAGATGCAGCTGGCAATATATATATGGCGGGAAATACATACAGCGATGATTTTCCAACTCAAAATATTTCAGGAGGATATAATCAATCTTCATTTTCCGGATACCAGGATGTTTTTATAGTTAAATTCAATAACAATGGAGTTCGCCAGTGGTCTACTTATTTTGGTGGAAATGATGAAGACGTGCTGTCTGGAATCGGAGTAGATGCGAATGGTAATATAGCCATTACAGGAAGTACAACCAGTAATGATTTCCCCGTAAAAACACTGTCCGGGGGGTACCAACAACCATTTGGTGAAGAATATGTCAAAGATGCATTCATTGCGAAATTTAATGCAGGTGGTGCTCTTCAATGGAGTACTTACTTTGGTGGATCTGAAGATGAAGAGGGTAGTGATGTAGCCATCGATGGATCCGGAAATATTATCGTTACAGGAACTACCAATAGTACGAACCTTCCTGTCAAAAGCTTGACTGGAGCACTTAACGTTTCTACTTCCTTTGGAACCGGCGATATTTATTTCGCAAAGTTTGATGCAAATGGGGCCAGACTTTGGGCCAGCTACTACGGTGGAATATCTATTAACCCAAGTGGAATTGCCATAGACGCCAACAACAACTTCTGGATTACAGGGGTTACCTCTTACGGATTTACGGGAAAGTCAGTATCCGGTGCATACAACCAGAATATAAATTTTTCCGGGACAAATCTTTATGATGCCTTCCTTATGAAATTTAACAGCAGTGCATCGCTGGTTTGGGCTACCTGTTATGGAGGGAATGGAACTGAAACTGCAGGTCGTATTGCAATTGATGCAGGTAATAACGTATTAATTACAGGAGGAACTGCAAGTGCTGATTTTCCTCTTCAGAATCTTTCCGGAGCTTACAACCAAACTTCTAATGCCGGAGGTGAAAGCGATGCGTTTATTGTAAAGTTTTCAAACGCTGGAGCTCGTTTATGGGCTACTTATTATGGTGGAACAGGCAATGACTATGGAACTGCCATTGCTTCTGATAAATCTAATAATATCCTTGTAGGAGGTTATTCATCTCAAGGTAATTTACCTACACTTGCAATAGCCGGAGGATATAATCAGTCTCAGGGATCTACACAATATGATGATGACGGCTTTATTCTGAAATTTAACAATTCTGGTGTAAGGCAATGGGCTACTTATTATGGAGGAAGCTATGATGATCAGATTACAGCAATTACATCTGATGGAAATGGTAATGTCATAGCTGCAGGCTATTCCAATAGCGAATCTCTTCCAGTCCAATCAAATGCAAATGGTTATAGCCAGGGAAATGATTATAGTACCAAAGCTATTATAGTTCAACTCTCACCTAATGGGGTTTTGTCTTTCGGGCAAACTCCTCAAACCATTACATTTAATCCACTGCCTGACCGAGACTTTGATGATTATTTTACACTGAATGCTTCCTCAAGCTCAGGTCTTCCTGTAACATATACAGTCTCAGGACCGGCACAGCTTTATAATGGAGAAGTATCTTTTACTGGTATTGGAACTGTTACTATACAGGCTTCCCAAAATGGGAATGCCACATATAAAGCTGCAGATCCTGTAGTAAGAACATTCTGTGTTAATCCAAACCGTCCATATGCCATCCAGGGAGAGGAAAGTTCCTGTCTGGGAGAACAAATTTATTCAACATCAAGCCTTGATGGGGCAACCTATCACTGGCTGGTTTCTTCCGGAGGTACCATCACCAAAAATGAAGGCCGCACCATTACTGTAAAATGGAATACTCTGGGGAACCAGACTGTTTCACTTTATATCAATGGTAATTGCGGAAAGAACAGTGATACTATTTCCAAAACTATATCAGTAGTATCATTGCCTCCATTAGGAACTGTTACAACTGTTCATCCGGCAAATGATGCAAATAATCTGACGTTGCCGGTAATATTTACCTGGAATAAAACAGCTAATGCGACAAAATATGACCTTTATTACGGTAACAATGATTTTTCATTAACCTATCCTTATGCAAACAACATTACCGATACTTCTTATAAAGTAACATTCGGAATTAATTATGGGGTGCCATACAAATGGAAAATAGTTGCAAAATCAATATGTGAAACAAAGGAAAGCACTTTGAAGACATTTACACTAAACTGTGTAACTCCTTCTCAGCCCGCAGCCATAAATGGTTCTACCTCTGCATGCCCGGGAGAAGAGACCTATTACGTTGAACAGCAATCAGGTGTTGATTACAACTGGACTGTTTCCGGAGGAGGCACCGTAACAGGTTTTGGAAGCTTTGCATCCGTAAACTGGACGTCAACAGGAACTTTTATCATCACAGTGACGCCGTCAGTAGCATGTGGAAAAACAGGTACTGCAAAAACATTAACTGTTACTGTTGCAGACAAACCTACTCCTGTTGCTGCTGTCAATATGATTCCTGCTGATGCTGCAACAGATCTTGCTTTGCCATTAACCCTTTCCTGGTCTGCAAGTCAAAATGCAGACAACTATGATCTCTTTATTTGGAAGGATGGCAGCTCTAAACCAAGCAGTCCGATGCAGAAAGAAATAACTTCAACAAGTTATGTTCTTAACTCCGGATTGGAATTTGGAAAACCATATAAATGGCAGGTTGTAGCAAAAAATAGCTGCAAATCCAAAGAAAGTGCGATACAGACATTTACTCTGAATTGTATTACTCCTCAACAACCATCAGCTATCTCAGGAGAAACACAAACTTGTCCTGTAAAAAAATCATATAGCATCCAAGGAGCTGATGGGATAGATTATACATGGTCAGTTACAGGCGATGGAGTGATTTCCGGATCAGGACCGTCAGTAGAGGTAACCTGGATCACACCCGGGACTTATACACTAACCGTCACACCTTCTGTTAAATGCGGAAAGACAGGAACTGCACGTACTTTACAGGTAACAGTCATCAATTCTCCTGTTCCTGTTGCTGTATCAGGAATGACTCCAGCAAATGGCACAGAAAATCTTACCCTTCCATTAGACCTTTCATGGTCAACTGCAAAGGACGCCACTTCTTATGACCTTTTCCTATGGCAAAAAAGTGAATCAAAACCAGGACTGCCTTTCAGAAACAATCTTACAGGCCTTACATACAGAGTAACAGAAGAACTTGCAAAGGGTGTAATATATAACTGGCAGATAGTAGCCAGAAACACATGTAAACAAACTGAAGGACCAGTTCAGACCTTTAAGCTTTTTTGTCCTGTACCTGATCAACCTTCTGCAATAAACGGCCTGACAGACGTTTGTCCGGGGGAATGGACATATTCTGTTAATAGTCAATTCGCTACTAAATACGAATGGCAGGTTTCAGGCGGAGGCTTGGTTACCGGAACAGGAGCAGGAGCATCTGTAAAGGTAAACTGGACTACAACCGGAACTTTCAATCTTACTGTAACTCCCGTTGCTGACTGTGGTGAAAGAGGAGCCTCCAAAACCATAGAAGTATCCGTAAAAAACCCTGTTACACCCGCTGCTATCACAGATATGAAGCCGGCAGACGGAGCCATCAATGCATCTGTACCGGTAAATCTAACCTGGTCTTCCTCGTTTGGTGCTACTTCATATGATCTGTATATATGGCCGGATTCATTAGCTTCCAGACCATCTAACAATTATGCAACTAATATCTCCGGACCTGCTTATGCTGCAAAAACAGGCTTAACAAATAATCTATTATACAAATGGCAGGTAATAGCGAAAAACAACTGCAGGTCTACAGAGGGTCCTGTGCAAAGATTCAAGACCATGCCATTACCTGATTTGCAGATTGTAGATACCACTATTCCTAAATCTGCGAATGGGGGAACTCCTATTGAGCTTACCTGGGAAGTTAAAAATACGGGTCTGGCTTCAACCGGAAGTGCTGCATGGCAAGACAGAGTATATCTTTCTACTGACCTTGACTTAAGAGCGGCCGAGGATCAATTACTGGGAACATTTGACAACATTAGTTATCTGCAACCTAATAAATCCTATACACAGCGCCAGGAAATAACACTACCGTCAACACCTGGCACTTATTATCTGTTTATTATTACAGATAACACTCATGCTACTTGTAGCGGAACCCTTACAGGAGATAAATGCTCAACAGAGAGAGTCAGCGGTGGAAGCCATGTACTTGAAAGCAATGAACAAAACAATTATATATATAAAGTCATTACTATAAATCCATCACCTGCTGCAGACCTTGCAGTTACGAGTGTAGGAGCACCAACTCCAGTATTTAACGGAAGTAAAATCAATGTGACCTATCAGGTTAAAAATATTGGTCAGGCCAATGCTGTAGGAAAGAAATCTTATGCAAGCGGTGTAATTCCTATGGTGACCGGTGGCATTGGTGGCGGATCTTACAGAGGAGGAGCTGTTCCAAGCTGTTATGACCAATACTGGAACGATATGATCTATCTCTCTGAAGATGAAACCTATTCTCCTGAGACTGACGTCTATATAGGCTATTCATTTGTTGCCCTGAAAAGCAAAACAGAAAGAGATATTTGTAGGAACTTTGCCGGTATACCACTTGCAATAGACAGTTCATATACCATGATAAGTGAAGTGAATCTGCCTCCTAAATATGTAGGTAAGTACTATATCCTTGTAGTTGCAGCAGACAAAGAGGGTGTTGATGAAGCTTCTCGTTATGGAAATAACATTAAGGCAAGTGAGCAGATTACAATTAACCTCACTCCTCCTCCTGATTTTTCTGTAACTAAAGTTGATGCTCCGGCTACAGCAGTTGCTGGCAAAGAAGGATTCTTCTCTTATACAGTAAAAAATATAGGAGCAAGCGGACCTCATAAATCAGAGAATGTTTGGTACGATAATATTTATATCTCGAAGAAAAATACTTTCAATAAAGATTCTTCCATCAGTATTGGAAAATTCTATAAAACGAACAATCCTGAGTTCCTTGCAGACTCAATTTATACAAATACTAAGCAAATAAATATTCCGGAAGGTATTGCAGGAGATTATTATGTATATGTGGTAACCAATGAAGAGTTCAAAGTTTTTGAACACACCTATACAGCTAATAACATTGCAAGAAGTGAAGGAACCATGAAAATTTCTGCAGGATCTTATGCGGATCTATCGGTACTGTCTGTCGAAGTTCCTGATACTATTTATGCAGGAAGAGAATTCACGGTAAAATATCAGGTCAAAAACATTGGAACCGGAAGAGTTACAGCAGACTATTCTGATTATGTTTATTATTCTTCAACATCTACATGGAATCCTGTATATGTTTTAAGGAGCAATTATATGAAAGGAGTATTTGAGCCTGAGCAGATCAAAAATCTGGAACTCAAAGTTACTGCTCCTGAAAGCATTGGAGAGGCCTGGTTCTTTGTTTATTCAGATCCTCACAATGATATATTTGAAAACGGAAGTGAAGCAAACAACCTGAAAGGTATTTTAAAAAGTGTATACATCAAATATGCACCTCTGGAAGCTGACTTGTCAGTAACTTCTCTTACAGTGCCTTCGGTAGGGAATTCAGGAAGCAAACTCAAAATTGACTGGAAGATAAACAATATCGGCAATGATATTACCAAAGCCAATTCATGGTCAGATGGAATTTACCTTTCTGCAGATTCAATATTGGATGCGAATGATAAAGCTTTAGTTGTAAATAATTTCAGAAACAGTCCGCTTTCACCTAAGGAAGGTTATAATGGGTCTGCTGAAGTTGATCTGCCAAAAGGCCTTTCAGGAAAATATTTTATATTCCTGGTGACGGATCCGACAAAGGCGGTCATAAATGATGCTTCAGAAAAAAATAATATTGCTGCTAAAGCCATCAACCTTACTTCAAACCCTGCGGCTGATCTGATTGTAACTTCCTGGAATGCTCCTTCTGAAGCTTATGCAGGTCAGACTATCACAGTTAAATATACTGTGAAAAACCAAGGTGGTACAGATGCTCAATCCATCTACAAAGACATCAAGTACTGGACTGATGCTATATATGTGGCTCTTGATCCTGCATTGGCTTCTCAATCAGGTGTTGTGCAGGTAGGAAAATCAGGGTTTAATCAGATATTGAAGAAAAATGAAAGTTATACCGATAGTATTGAAGTTAAACTTCCCGACTATCTGAATGGTAACTATTTCATTTTCTACAAAGCTGATAATCAAAATCTGGTCTATGAAAATAACCAGGATGATAACAACCTGTCCATCGGATTACCAATTAAGATTTCTACTGCAGCACCGGCAGATCTGGTGGTGAAGAGACTAAACCTCACTCCTTCTGCATATCTTGGCGATACGATTCAGGCGTCCTATTCTGTGAGAAACATAGGAACAGTGCCTGCAATAGGAAATCTGCGCAACAATGTATTCTTATCCAAAGACCTCATCCTGCAGACTGACAAGGACATGCTGGTAAATTATGATTATACATCCATCAAACTTTTACCTGGTGATTCGATAAGAGGAACATTCTCTGCTCCTTTAACAGGAATTACTCCGGATGTATACAACGGATTGCTTCAGACCAACAGTTCCAATGCGGTGAATGAAATCAATACCAACAATAACACCGGAGCTAGCAGCAATACATTGACAGTAAAAGCACGCTCATTATATCTCGATGTGGTTGAGAATACTGTGCTTACACCTAAGGACAGATTGTACTATCAGGTAAATGTGGAAGCTGATCTTGACCTTATATTTACTCTGACAAGTGATCAGTCATACGGATTAAATGAAGTATACATCGCATACAACAGAGTGCCATCAAGCACTGATTTTGATTTCAAATACACAGAAACAAACAGGCCAAATCAGAAAGTACTGGTACCGCAAACGAAAGTCGGCAACTATTATATCCTGATCAGATCGTCTGTTGGTTATAATGGAAATCAAAAACTGAAACTGCTTGCTAAAGCCCTTCCATTCTCCATACTGAACATTACTCCAAATCAGATGGGACAAGGCATTGTAAGCGGGGTATTAAACGGAGCCGGTTTCAAAAATGGAGTAAAAGTCGTATTGAAAAATGGCAATGCAACAGTAGCCACTGCTAAAGTTGTTAAAATGGTTAGCAGTATGGAACTACAGTTACGCTGGGATCTGACTTCAACGCCGAAAGGTATTTATGATGTTGTGGCTATCAACCCGGATAACAAAGAACAGGTTCTTGTTAAAGGAGTGGTTGTTGAAGCGGCTAAAGCCTATACTATCGATTACATACCTCAGGCTCCGAGTATTCTTAGAAAAGGTAAAAGCGGATTCTATACCTTTACTTTTAGAAATACTTCAAACGTAGATATTCCGGTACTGCATGGAGACCTTACAGTTTTAGAAAAAACTGAAGTAGTAGAAGTTCAGAAACTTGAAGGTAAAATCATCACAGGAAAGGATTACCCTCTTGATATCGATCTTCCCAATACTGACTATACAGAAATAGGGGGAATCAAGTTGATACCATTTATATCAAGAGATCTTGCACCAGGAAAACAGATTACACTTGCTGTAAATCTGGGAATAAGAGATTTCAACTATAACAATTTCCCTTTATCTGTAAGACTATACGCATATGATCAGCAACACTTAATGAAAAAGCTGAATCAGGACCTTGAACTTATGAGACTTGGAATACTTTCCGACCCTGCTCTATTAAGAGCTGATATTGTTGAAGGATTGGTTGAAACTGCTGGTAACAGAAAAGCTTTTGTTGATCTCTTCCTGACTCCTTCGTTCAAAAACGGATTACTAACTGAGACTGATACAGTAGGCTTTGATTTTGCATGTCACAGCTGTCTGGACGCAGAAGGTTTGAATGCTGCATATCCCAAAGAAAATGATACTGATGGAATTACTTTCAACTATGATCCGGGAGCAAGCCCAGGAACTGTAAATCTGCCAACAGCTGTTTTCGGTCCGGGACAGGATTATCTGTGGGAAATCAACAAATACAATGGTACAGCTGGTACTGATCCTGGCTTTGATATGATTAAAGTTCAGGGAAGCATCAATGTTACAGCAACAGCTACGAATCCTTTTGTTGTCAGAAT from Sporocytophaga myxococcoides includes:
- a CDS encoding TolC family protein, which translates into the protein MPVIAYGQDYNLNQLLEKAKTSYPVIKAKQYEVKSAQEKIGYARADYLPNFIVADQYTYSTSNNVEGAFYPNEGTAFAPSGGIRQDNIYKGAYGSYTTAILDWKVINFGKVSAGINAAKAEKSRVENEYENELFLHQIKVADLYLLFLINQQLKRVQEFNLQRAEDYMKTVNARVSAGLKPGVDSALAHAEYTKAELMLLESQRNELSYALKLIELSGGDLKDSLSIDTMNFFKDLPSQIITDKDNLKNAPSLRLYQSFRDLSKAKSISIKRSFYPSLSVIGTTWARGSGISRKTNEYRRDFSSGVDYQVFNYLAGVALRWNLTSYFKIHRDYKSEMFQYDKYQLLYDAQVLRQSRELKDSDMQFNVALKQAQLSPIQLEAARAAFEQAQIRYSSGLTDLPTFTQSLLTLNRAEADNYIAYSNAWRALLMKAAAAGDLSLFLNQVK
- a CDS encoding ROK family protein; its protein translation is MFKIGIDLGGTKIEAIILDSTLKEVFRKRINTEQEKGYEHILNNITSLYKECCKVIHEAEHTFGIGTPGSVSAKTGMLKNSNTVCLNGKPFLRDLEKSTGRKVAIENDANCFAMAEALNGAGKGKAMVFGVIMGTGCGGGIVYKGQVIPGLQSIAGEWGHTTIDYQNGPKCYCGKRGCVETFISGGGVEKRYEELTGEKKSLHEIISLYRTGNKDAGIIMQKFFEHFGVALSNVLAVIDPDIVVLGGGVSNIEELYTLGIEQVKKYHFNDELKTAIVKNTTGDSAGVIGAALIGT
- a CDS encoding DUF6686 family protein codes for the protein MCEQIQLSKTKNGQIFSCDKCDGKICLMYKNIVQGLVLNDFYKLKNLIDTIDIEEFFLNYQGEKRLSIRTSFADLFFAFDVNELYELRELMLYADLKIKLYESIKDNIN
- a CDS encoding response regulator transcription factor, with the translated sequence MDKIRIFILDDHYLIREGLKKTLKSVKDFIIVGESPDLADLLLVMKDFNPDILFLEIGLCKRPIVELLVDIKNVSPKTKILAISDCSCEMKVFTSVKAGVAGFISNKADREEVIKAVLEISSGNDYYSPEVTKILMKGLFAGRGTDIQFSERESEIMNLICQGITNDSIASQLFLSENTVATHKRNIMKKAGVRRTSDLILWALDKKLIARTS